The following are from one region of the Moritella sp. 24 genome:
- a CDS encoding prepilin-type N-terminal cleavage/methylation domain-containing protein, with amino-acid sequence MKHKGFTLIELVIVIIVLGILAATAVPKFINIQSDARISTLKGAEGAILSANSLVYSKAVIQGIENSSGAVSTGGSSLTRLAPENSIDTVKGNIVMTAENLKKAMTTTLNLVNHTKDGGVLVSIDKNTMAEINDSQCYLLIQSDPTEGTLYFNEDFSGC; translated from the coding sequence ATGAAACACAAAGGATTTACCTTAATTGAATTGGTGATCGTCATCATTGTATTAGGGATTTTAGCCGCCACCGCGGTACCAAAATTCATCAATATACAAAGTGATGCCCGAATATCCACTTTAAAAGGTGCTGAAGGAGCTATATTATCGGCAAATAGTCTCGTTTACAGTAAAGCCGTAATACAAGGTATCGAGAATAGCAGTGGCGCAGTTTCTACAGGCGGTAGTTCACTGACAAGATTAGCGCCTGAAAACAGTATCGATACGGTTAAAGGTAATATTGTCATGACTGCTGAGAATTTAAAAAAGGCAATGACAACGACACTTAACTTAGTAAACCATACGAAAGATGGTGGCGTATTAGTTTCTATTGATAAAAATACAATGGCTGAGATAAATGATAGTCAGTGCTATTTATTGATTCAGAGTGATCCAACAGAAGGTACACTCTATTTTAATGAAGACTTTTCAGGCTGTTAA
- a CDS encoding GNAT family N-acetyltransferase: MQILETERLNIRHIEESDAEFIHVLFNTATFIKYIGDRNLKTIADAQAYIRTGPRAMYSEKGFGLFLVELKGCLTPLGISGLIKRDSLDDIDVGYGFHPEYEGFGYALESTQAVVDYAKDYLGITRLVAITTEENIKSIKLLDKLGLSFEKELVEGDEVLQLYGAEFVTNDSL; the protein is encoded by the coding sequence GTGCAAATACTTGAAACTGAAAGACTAAACATTCGTCATATCGAAGAAAGTGATGCTGAATTTATCCATGTATTATTCAATACCGCGACATTTATAAAATATATCGGTGATCGGAATTTGAAAACGATTGCCGATGCTCAAGCTTATATTCGAACAGGTCCGCGGGCGATGTATTCAGAGAAAGGCTTTGGCTTATTTTTGGTCGAGTTAAAAGGGTGTTTAACTCCGTTAGGCATTAGTGGTCTAATCAAACGAGATTCGTTAGATGATATCGACGTCGGTTATGGTTTTCATCCTGAGTATGAAGGTTTCGGTTATGCACTCGAATCAACGCAAGCGGTTGTTGACTATGCTAAAGATTATTTGGGTATTACGCGATTAGTTGCAATTACAACGGAAGAAAATATCAAAAGTATTAAGTTATTAGATAAGTTAGGGTTGTCGTTTGAAAAGGAATTAGTAGAAGGGGATGAAGTACTGCAATTATACGGTGCTGAGTTTGTGACCAACGACAGTCTATAA
- a CDS encoding methylmalonyl-CoA mutase family protein, translating to MMTTSTKYPLRILTATCLFDGHDAAINIVRRLLQARGVEVIHLGINRSVHDVVTAALQEDVDAIAMSSYQGGHNPYFGYLLSRLEEAGANPAIFVGGGATITAKEASALEEQGISRVYTSADPLSLEEMISDLLQRLVNIKSYRDSKTNLTIDKTEPVTELYLGKLMTAIEQGEVKCRRGDKNKAGANAPNSQFKTSLVMGITGTGGAGKSTFTDELLHTLLQLYPDIHIAYLAVDPSWQKSGGALLGDRIRINTLPHDRLFMRSIATRQANTSVSQSLQTCIPMLIKHGFDLVLIETAGIGQSDSAIVDMVDFSLYLMTKDYGASSQLEKIEMLQFADAVVLNKADQQGSEDAFNDIQQQLRFNTQNEDVASNELPIFPMVASHYNDHGFSRFIAFLIEKLPFSAEPSLKNCYQQALINYPRYDWMLTESRLQLQNPEYLTSIYQHYLQLAEQNEQQIEQVRQLHCSYQMLNDLGDPCLPSPLVRYPQADLEDDIDADSFLVTEPSLKVLLPPLRARYNKLLTQITVPLRHALLAWFRDADELAIKRIEEGVDTIGSHQSYGEHHDHFISLSGTVLPHIAKPNEQHWDNITAFLLNENSPGQFPYTAGVFPTRHNDEDPTRMFAGEGLPEDTNKRFHYLIKGQKSIRLSTAFDPNSLYGHDPAESPDVFACIGMSGVSIATLDDMKILYSGIDLCDTATSVSMTINGPAPIFMAWFLHTAIDQQVELYLTQMKLWPKANRQIKAYLSSCGVTTKQRPAYRGKLPDGHNSLGLSLLDISGQVLMVELLGLNNEYMALKNSTYNKVRGTLQADILKEEIAQNECIFSLDFSLKLMADMQGYFSSNDIAKFYPVSVSGYHIGEAGANPITQLAFTLANGFTLLEYYLAQGLDIDDVAPRLSFFFSNGMDPEYAVIGRVARRIWARTLKSVYHGNERSLKLKYHIQTSGRSLQSQEIDLNDIRTSLQAIYALCDNCNSLHTNAYDETITTPTENSVYRALSIQSIINREFGLNKNQNPLQGSYVIELLTDLVEEAVYAEFNRLARRGGVLGAIETGYQRTQIQQQSMYYEKLKGAAKLDMVGVNCMSREVGGSHHRPDSKQANKQLVRCSDIKKQQQIEANNQFKQQHQQRRESSLTTMKSALLSGNNSFEALTQACPFASLSQLTEVLYLVGGKYRRNM from the coding sequence ATGATGACGACTTCAACTAAATACCCCTTACGGATTTTAACCGCGACTTGTTTATTTGATGGCCACGATGCCGCGATAAATATTGTCCGACGGTTATTACAAGCTCGCGGGGTTGAAGTTATTCATCTTGGTATTAATCGCTCTGTTCATGATGTGGTGACAGCGGCCTTGCAGGAAGATGTTGATGCCATTGCAATGAGCTCTTATCAAGGCGGTCACAACCCTTATTTTGGTTATTTATTGTCACGATTAGAAGAGGCTGGTGCTAATCCAGCGATATTTGTCGGTGGTGGTGCGACGATTACAGCTAAAGAAGCATCAGCACTCGAAGAACAAGGTATTTCACGGGTCTATACCAGTGCTGACCCACTGAGTTTAGAAGAGATGATCTCTGATTTACTACAGCGTTTAGTGAATATTAAATCCTATCGAGATAGCAAAACTAATTTAACTATCGATAAAACAGAGCCTGTTACTGAGTTGTATTTAGGTAAGCTGATGACCGCGATAGAACAAGGTGAGGTTAAGTGTCGTAGAGGAGACAAAAATAAAGCGGGTGCTAATGCTCCCAACTCGCAATTTAAAACATCTTTGGTCATGGGCATTACCGGGACTGGTGGTGCGGGTAAAAGTACTTTTACAGATGAATTATTACATACTTTACTGCAGCTCTATCCAGATATACATATAGCGTATTTGGCCGTTGACCCGAGTTGGCAAAAAAGCGGGGGGGCATTATTAGGGGACCGTATTCGCATTAATACATTACCTCATGACCGTCTGTTTATGCGTTCGATAGCCACACGGCAAGCGAATACGTCAGTGAGTCAATCTTTGCAAACGTGTATACCTATGCTCATTAAGCATGGTTTTGATTTAGTATTAATCGAAACTGCTGGTATTGGTCAAAGTGATAGCGCGATTGTTGATATGGTCGATTTTAGTCTTTATTTAATGACCAAGGATTATGGCGCAAGCAGTCAGCTAGAAAAAATAGAGATGCTACAATTTGCTGATGCCGTCGTATTGAATAAAGCAGATCAACAAGGCAGCGAAGATGCGTTTAACGATATTCAACAACAACTGCGCTTTAATACGCAAAATGAAGATGTAGCTAGCAATGAACTACCTATTTTTCCGATGGTTGCCAGCCATTATAATGATCATGGTTTCAGCCGCTTTATTGCATTCCTGATTGAGAAACTGCCTTTTTCAGCAGAGCCGTCACTAAAGAATTGCTACCAACAAGCCTTAATTAACTATCCTCGTTATGATTGGATGCTGACAGAAAGTCGATTGCAGTTGCAAAATCCAGAATATTTAACGTCTATTTACCAGCATTATTTACAGTTAGCAGAACAGAATGAGCAACAAATAGAACAGGTCCGTCAGCTGCACTGTAGTTATCAAATGCTCAATGACCTAGGTGATCCTTGTTTACCGTCCCCATTAGTTCGTTATCCACAAGCGGATTTAGAGGATGATATTGATGCTGATAGTTTTTTAGTCACAGAACCATCACTCAAGGTATTATTACCACCGTTGCGAGCACGCTATAATAAATTATTGACGCAGATAACGGTACCACTTCGCCATGCTTTATTGGCTTGGTTTAGAGATGCCGATGAACTCGCGATTAAACGCATTGAAGAGGGCGTTGATACGATTGGCTCTCATCAATCTTATGGTGAACATCACGATCACTTTATCAGTTTAAGCGGTACTGTGCTCCCACATATTGCTAAACCAAACGAGCAGCACTGGGATAATATTACTGCCTTTTTGCTTAACGAAAATAGCCCTGGTCAATTTCCCTATACCGCAGGTGTTTTTCCTACTCGGCATAATGATGAAGACCCGACGCGTATGTTCGCGGGTGAAGGTTTGCCCGAAGATACCAATAAGCGTTTTCATTATTTGATTAAAGGTCAAAAATCCATACGACTGTCTACCGCATTTGATCCTAATTCCTTATATGGACACGATCCTGCTGAAAGTCCCGATGTGTTTGCTTGTATTGGGATGTCGGGTGTGTCTATCGCAACCCTTGATGATATGAAAATCCTTTATTCTGGTATTGACCTGTGTGATACCGCGACTTCTGTGTCGATGACGATTAATGGTCCAGCGCCTATCTTTATGGCTTGGTTTTTACATACCGCAATAGACCAGCAAGTTGAGTTGTATTTAACTCAAATGAAGTTATGGCCAAAGGCCAATCGCCAGATTAAAGCTTACTTATCATCTTGTGGCGTTACAACTAAGCAGCGCCCTGCGTATCGAGGTAAATTACCCGATGGGCATAATAGTTTAGGACTGAGTTTATTAGACATATCAGGGCAAGTTCTTATGGTTGAATTACTTGGGCTTAATAATGAGTATATGGCGCTCAAAAATAGCACCTACAATAAAGTAAGAGGGACGTTACAAGCTGATATCTTAAAAGAAGAAATAGCACAGAATGAATGTATTTTTTCGTTAGATTTTTCACTTAAGTTAATGGCTGATATGCAGGGGTATTTTAGTTCGAACGATATTGCCAAGTTCTATCCGGTATCCGTTAGCGGTTATCACATCGGTGAGGCTGGAGCGAACCCAATTACTCAGCTTGCTTTTACGCTTGCGAATGGATTTACGTTATTGGAGTACTACCTTGCACAGGGGCTAGATATTGATGATGTGGCGCCTAGGCTAAGTTTCTTTTTTAGTAATGGGATGGACCCTGAATATGCGGTTATTGGTCGTGTGGCAAGACGGATCTGGGCGCGCACATTAAAGTCGGTGTATCACGGCAACGAACGTAGCCTAAAATTGAAATACCATATTCAAACATCAGGCCGTAGCTTGCAGTCTCAAGAAATAGATTTAAATGATATTAGAACGAGCTTGCAAGCTATCTATGCGCTTTGTGATAACTGCAATAGTCTACACACCAATGCGTATGATGAAACGATAACGACCCCTACGGAAAATTCGGTTTATCGGGCTCTTTCAATTCAATCCATTATTAATCGTGAATTTGGCCTTAATAAAAATCAAAACCCGCTGCAAGGTAGTTATGTTATAGAGCTACTAACAGATTTGGTCGAAGAGGCGGTATATGCTGAATTTAACCGTTTAGCACGTCGAGGTGGTGTATTAGGTGCAATTGAAACAGGGTATCAACGAACGCAAATCCAACAGCAAAGTATGTACTATGAAAAATTAAAAGGCGCTGCAAAGTTAGATATGGTTGGAGTTAATTGCATGTCCAGAGAAGTGGGTGGTAGTCATCATCGACCAGATTCGAAACAAGCTAATAAACAATTAGTACGTTGTTCAGATATAAAGAAACAACAGCAGATAGAAGCAAATAACCAGTTTAAACAGCAGCACCAGCAGCGACGGGAATCTTCATTAACCACGATGAAATCGGCATTACTGTCAGGGAATAATAGTTTTGAAGCATTAACGCAAGCTTGTCCTTTTGCTAGCTTGTCGCAATTGACCGAAGTCTTGTATCTGGTGGGAGGGAAGTACCGTCGTAATATGTAA
- a CDS encoding alpha-ketoacid dehydrogenase subunit beta — MKDMTLIDAVNCALFDAMAEDENTVILGEDIGTNGGVFRATEGLQAEFGCERVIDTPLAESLISGMAIGLAAQGMKPIVEIQFMGFIYAAFDQFLCHAGRMRNRTRGRLSCPMVLRAPYGGGIHAPEHHSESTEAIFAHIPGIRVVIPSSPGRAYGLLLAAIRDPDPVVFLEPKRIYRLQTEAVENDGKALPLDVCFTLREGTDVTLISWGAMLYETQQAADQLAERNISAEVIDLASIKPIDKTTILSSIAKTGRCVIVSEAARSGGVASEIAAIIAEEGLMSLLAPVMRVTGYDTIMPLAKMEQHYMPSVDKILTAVNEVMEF; from the coding sequence ATGAAGGACATGACCCTAATTGATGCTGTTAATTGCGCCTTGTTTGATGCAATGGCTGAAGATGAAAATACCGTAATCCTTGGTGAAGATATTGGGACTAATGGCGGTGTTTTTCGTGCAACGGAAGGATTACAGGCTGAGTTTGGTTGTGAACGTGTCATTGATACGCCACTTGCTGAATCATTAATAAGTGGGATGGCGATTGGCTTAGCCGCACAAGGGATGAAGCCGATTGTCGAAATCCAATTCATGGGTTTTATCTATGCAGCGTTCGACCAATTTCTTTGTCATGCAGGGCGTATGCGCAACCGTACACGTGGCCGTTTAAGCTGTCCAATGGTATTGCGTGCTCCATATGGTGGCGGTATTCACGCACCTGAACATCACAGTGAAAGTACCGAAGCTATTTTTGCCCATATCCCAGGTATTCGTGTTGTGATCCCGTCTTCACCGGGTCGTGCTTATGGGTTATTACTTGCAGCAATCCGTGACCCTGATCCTGTGGTATTTTTAGAACCGAAACGAATTTACCGACTGCAAACAGAGGCCGTTGAAAATGATGGTAAAGCATTGCCACTGGATGTGTGCTTTACCTTACGAGAAGGAACCGACGTTACCTTAATTAGTTGGGGCGCGATGTTATATGAAACCCAACAGGCGGCAGATCAATTAGCAGAACGTAATATTTCGGCTGAAGTGATTGACCTTGCTTCCATTAAACCAATTGATAAAACCACGATACTTAGTTCTATAGCGAAAACAGGCCGTTGTGTGATTGTGTCTGAAGCTGCACGGAGTGGAGGGGTCGCTTCTGAAATTGCTGCCATTATAGCTGAAGAAGGTTTGATGTCATTACTTGCACCTGTGATGCGCGTTACGGGTTATGACACGATTATGCCACTGGCTAAAATGGAACAGCACTATATGCCAAGCGTGGATAAGATTCTTACCGCCGTTAACGAAGTCATGGAGTTCTGA
- the hisA gene encoding phosphoribosylformimino-5-aminoimidazole carboxamide ribotide isomerase: MTQFRPCIDLHQGKVKQIVGGSLNDQGAATNFISQYDAAYYADIYCQNDLRGGHVIALGPNNEAEVLKALAAWPQGLQFGGGVNLTNAAKYIAAGASHVIVTSYLFDGDEFSWDKLAQLKALIGKEHLILDLSCRKTAQGWNIATNRWQTVTSTVINEATLLQLSEHCAEFLIHAADVEGLQNGIDQELVTLLGQHTTIPVTYAGGARCIDDLILVDQLSNGKVDLTIGSALDIFGGSGITLQQCIDWNKQH, from the coding sequence TTGACTCAGTTTCGTCCTTGTATCGATTTACACCAAGGTAAAGTAAAACAAATAGTTGGCGGTAGCTTGAATGACCAAGGTGCAGCAACTAACTTTATTAGTCAGTATGATGCTGCTTATTATGCTGACATTTATTGCCAGAACGATTTACGCGGTGGCCATGTTATTGCGTTAGGCCCAAATAATGAAGCGGAAGTATTAAAAGCATTAGCGGCATGGCCCCAAGGGTTACAGTTTGGTGGCGGTGTTAATTTAACGAATGCGGCTAAATATATAGCAGCAGGCGCATCTCACGTTATTGTTACATCCTATCTATTTGATGGTGATGAATTTAGCTGGGATAAACTCGCGCAGTTGAAAGCCTTGATTGGTAAAGAACACTTAATTTTAGATCTTAGCTGCCGAAAAACGGCGCAAGGATGGAATATTGCAACTAATCGTTGGCAAACAGTGACAAGTACCGTTATTAATGAAGCAACCTTGTTACAACTATCTGAGCATTGTGCTGAATTTTTGATTCATGCGGCTGATGTAGAGGGGCTGCAGAATGGTATAGATCAAGAACTCGTCACTTTATTGGGTCAGCATACGACTATTCCTGTTACTTATGCGGGTGGTGCAAGATGCATCGATGATCTTATTTTGGTCGATCAATTATCAAATGGTAAGGTCGATTTAACGATAGGCAGTGCGCTCGATATATTTGGTGGTTCAGGCATCACATTACAGCAATGTATTGACTGGAATAAACAGCACTAA
- a CDS encoding HD domain-containing phosphohydrolase, producing MHKIKLSLTNYTAIAFSTFLFITVSVLITVSYNRMSQMAHDTVSLQFQRYVEDIYTSVSYKYKPITQLFGYLSTSSDWDKKKATDITLIKSIDLARYLANDPLTNSIYMGFPNGDLLGVHKLTTKTQQYYYDAPNNAEFVIERLEYQQKEANKLVRVYLNTKFKTISTTVNSDSSLNVIERPWYKIGQNSPQLVPTPIYKDLRTNEDSLTLVQKHRFSNIVIATDLNINTIIDSLKASELTHDAIRVLFGDKGQFVVYHNNDSRFSNFNQMSDNDLGDLLQKDKFKQVVKDNINKNKLFSFNFKGEEWLAQTHNISFLQHNNARLLIAVPKNSILAPSKKMLHENMLMLVSIGLLFIPLSWLFAGVLTRPLRNLSIQIKQVTALDVSETATEVSRIKEIAELQLSTAKMRKTLDDFLRLLTMLSNEQDIHSLLEKTCSKASVMLDAESAFVYLKSEEDGNVLEPFILHTTDDKLDSDIKHCPILSTSWPYQKLRSNVNVKDIQFNIIHPMLKTALINAKIHAENSTVYTLTIPLIDRDNNIIGLLGFSYSECLEGEKLNHILGVAKALSDFVSLSFEGQNLIAKQKELLNSFIKLIAGAIDTKSPYTGAHCQRVPELASMLADAACKSTQTQFAKFNLNSDGWEQLNIAAWLHDCGKVTTPEYVIDKATKLETIYNRIHEVRMRFEVLIRDAQIQALTAISQGEDAKQTNQILADNIQQIESDFAFIAQCNLGGNFIDDNTASRIEQISKQTWLRYLSDELGLSPAELAHKKRKKPIALPAMEQVLIDRTEHMVAHIDNSLELEAHLRFNMKRPLHRNNLGELYNLKIQRGTINTEERYTINHHVIQTITMLEQLPLPPHLSRVPEIAGGHHEQLNGRGYPRGQKGDEIALEARILAIADVFEALTASDRPYKSAKSLSQSIKILSFMSKDKHIDTELFKLFLSSGIYLEYAQKYLKPEQIDDVDISEYL from the coding sequence TTGCACAAGATAAAATTATCACTGACAAATTACACTGCAATCGCATTCTCAACATTTTTATTCATCACTGTCAGTGTCTTAATTACCGTCAGCTATAATCGAATGTCACAGATGGCTCATGACACGGTGTCACTACAATTTCAACGTTATGTCGAAGATATTTACACCTCTGTTAGCTATAAATACAAACCGATTACCCAATTATTTGGCTACCTAAGTACGAGTTCAGATTGGGATAAGAAAAAAGCAACTGACATTACCTTAATCAAATCAATTGATCTTGCCCGCTACCTTGCTAATGACCCCTTAACTAACTCCATTTATATGGGATTCCCCAATGGTGATCTGCTCGGCGTTCACAAACTCACGACTAAAACACAACAGTATTATTATGATGCACCGAATAATGCTGAATTTGTCATCGAGAGATTAGAATACCAACAGAAAGAAGCCAATAAGCTTGTCCGTGTTTATCTCAACACTAAATTCAAGACAATCAGTACTACCGTTAACAGCGACTCTTCATTAAACGTGATCGAGCGTCCTTGGTATAAAATTGGACAAAACAGCCCTCAATTAGTACCAACGCCTATCTATAAAGACTTAAGAACAAATGAAGATTCATTAACATTGGTTCAAAAGCATCGATTTTCAAATATCGTTATTGCAACGGATCTGAATATAAACACGATAATTGATAGCCTAAAAGCGTCCGAGCTCACCCATGATGCGATCCGAGTATTATTCGGAGATAAAGGTCAATTCGTCGTTTATCACAATAATGACAGTCGTTTTTCCAATTTTAATCAGATGTCTGATAATGACTTAGGCGACCTGTTACAAAAAGACAAGTTTAAACAAGTTGTTAAAGATAATATTAATAAAAACAAGCTATTTTCTTTCAATTTTAAAGGCGAAGAGTGGTTAGCTCAAACTCATAATATTAGCTTTTTACAACATAACAACGCCCGCTTACTTATTGCTGTACCAAAGAACAGTATTCTCGCACCATCAAAAAAGATGTTGCACGAAAATATGCTCATGCTGGTTTCAATCGGTCTTTTATTTATTCCCCTAAGTTGGCTGTTTGCAGGGGTATTAACGCGCCCTCTTCGCAACCTATCAATACAAATAAAACAAGTGACGGCACTGGATGTATCAGAAACAGCGACTGAAGTTTCTAGAATTAAGGAAATTGCCGAGCTGCAGTTATCAACCGCTAAAATGCGTAAAACACTTGATGACTTCCTACGCTTACTGACAATGCTGTCCAACGAGCAAGATATTCATAGCTTATTAGAAAAAACCTGTTCAAAAGCAAGTGTCATGCTTGATGCTGAAAGTGCGTTCGTATATTTGAAATCTGAAGAAGACGGTAATGTTCTCGAACCTTTTATTCTACATACAACAGACGACAAGTTAGATTCGGATATTAAACATTGCCCGATACTATCAACATCATGGCCTTATCAAAAATTAAGAAGCAACGTCAACGTTAAAGACATTCAATTTAATATCATTCATCCGATGTTAAAAACAGCGTTAATTAATGCAAAAATACACGCAGAAAACAGCACTGTTTACACTTTAACTATCCCATTAATTGATCGTGATAATAATATTATTGGCTTACTTGGTTTTAGTTATAGCGAATGTCTTGAAGGTGAAAAACTGAATCATATTCTTGGTGTTGCAAAAGCATTATCAGACTTTGTTTCGTTATCATTCGAAGGGCAAAATTTAATCGCGAAACAAAAAGAATTACTTAATTCATTTATCAAGCTGATAGCAGGTGCAATTGATACTAAGTCCCCTTATACAGGCGCTCATTGCCAGCGAGTCCCTGAGTTAGCAAGTATGTTGGCTGATGCAGCATGTAAATCAACACAAACACAGTTTGCAAAATTCAACCTTAATTCAGATGGCTGGGAACAGCTAAATATTGCTGCTTGGTTACATGACTGTGGCAAGGTAACAACACCTGAATACGTCATTGATAAAGCGACAAAACTAGAAACAATCTACAACCGTATTCATGAAGTAAGAATGCGATTTGAAGTATTAATTCGGGATGCACAGATTCAAGCACTAACTGCAATATCTCAGGGTGAAGATGCGAAGCAAACAAATCAAATCCTTGCTGACAATATACAGCAGATTGAATCTGACTTCGCATTCATCGCGCAATGTAATCTGGGGGGTAACTTTATTGATGACAACACAGCTTCACGCATAGAGCAGATCTCGAAACAGACGTGGTTACGTTATCTAAGTGATGAGCTTGGCCTTTCCCCTGCAGAGCTTGCACACAAAAAGAGAAAAAAACCAATAGCCTTACCTGCAATGGAACAAGTGCTAATTGATCGCACTGAGCATATGGTTGCACATATTGATAATTCACTAGAACTCGAAGCGCATTTACGTTTCAACATGAAACGCCCACTACATCGCAATAATCTCGGTGAGTTATACAATCTAAAAATTCAACGAGGCACAATTAACACTGAAGAACGCTATACAATTAATCACCATGTAATTCAAACAATTACAATGTTAGAACAGCTCCCATTACCACCACATTTAAGCCGTGTACCCGAAATCGCCGGAGGCCATCACGAACAACTGAATGGGCGTGGTTATCCACGTGGACAAAAAGGTGATGAAATAGCACTCGAAGCAAGAATCCTAGCCATTGCAGACGTATTTGAAGCGTTAACAGCCAGTGATCGCCCTTATAAATCAGCCAAATCATTAAGTCAAAGTATCAAAATACTTAGCTTTATGAGTAAAGACAAACACATCGACACTGAATTATTTAAGTTATTTTTAAGTTCAGGGATTTACCTTGAATACGCACAGAAATATCTAAAACCAGAACAAATTGACGACGTTGATATTTCAGAGTATCTATAA
- a CDS encoding dihydrolipoamide acetyltransferase family protein: protein MHIFKLPDLGEGLPEAEIVEWFIKPGDVVTADQLMVSMETAKAIVEIPCPESATVIKLYGESGDIIHTGDPLVEFLEEGVVAPPKTEQAVKPKVSTSVVGELNTSDVKLKETAQSVSSNSIGVKATPAVRALAHRYNIDLGVVTPSGPHSTITAADVERVVKIFADVGELVSLKGVRRSMAKAMSQAHAEVVPVTLHDDANITAWFKQGDITVRLIRAMALACEAEPTLNAWYDSHAIGRRIIKSMHLGLAVDTKDGLFVPVIRDAQRYSADEMRDKINTLKELVSQRKIAADDLRGNTITLSNFGSMVGKYANPIVMPPTVAILGTGRLFQQLAYAKSDDGTGCVIEHTLLPLSLTFDHRSITGGEAARFLAVLMTDLALDN, encoded by the coding sequence ATGCATATATTCAAATTACCGGATTTAGGTGAAGGCTTACCCGAAGCTGAAATTGTGGAATGGTTCATTAAGCCGGGTGATGTGGTGACGGCAGACCAGTTAATGGTGTCGATGGAAACGGCCAAAGCAATTGTTGAGATCCCCTGTCCCGAGTCTGCAACTGTGATTAAATTGTATGGAGAAAGTGGCGATATTATTCATACTGGCGATCCGCTGGTGGAGTTTTTAGAAGAAGGTGTTGTCGCGCCACCAAAAACGGAGCAGGCAGTAAAACCCAAAGTATCAACATCTGTTGTGGGAGAGCTGAATACATCGGACGTTAAGTTAAAAGAAACTGCACAATCTGTCTCTAGCAATAGCATTGGGGTGAAAGCGACCCCTGCGGTACGTGCACTTGCACACAGATACAATATTGACTTAGGAGTGGTGACGCCATCTGGTCCGCACAGTACGATCACCGCTGCCGATGTTGAACGTGTAGTCAAAATATTTGCCGATGTAGGGGAGTTAGTCTCATTAAAAGGTGTTCGTCGGAGTATGGCGAAAGCGATGAGTCAGGCTCATGCCGAAGTTGTGCCTGTCACCTTGCATGATGATGCCAATATTACTGCTTGGTTTAAACAAGGCGATATTACGGTGAGACTTATCCGTGCAATGGCGCTTGCATGCGAAGCAGAGCCGACACTAAATGCATGGTATGACAGTCACGCGATCGGTCGTCGAATTATTAAATCAATGCACCTTGGCTTAGCGGTGGATACCAAAGACGGCTTATTTGTTCCTGTTATCCGAGATGCTCAGCGTTACAGTGCAGATGAAATGCGAGACAAAATTAACACGCTGAAAGAGCTGGTATCACAACGGAAAATTGCCGCGGATGATTTACGCGGTAATACGATTACGTTGTCCAACTTCGGCAGCATGGTTGGTAAATATGCGAATCCTATTGTGATGCCGCCAACGGTCGCGATTCTTGGTACCGGTCGACTATTCCAGCAACTCGCCTATGCTAAATCTGATGACGGCACTGGCTGTGTTATCGAACACACCTTATTACCCTTGTCGTTAACCTTTGATCATCGTTCAATTACCGGTGGTGAAGCTGCACGATTTTTAGCTGTATTAATGACAGATCTAGCCTTGGATAATTAA